The following are encoded together in the Weissella soli genome:
- the galT gene encoding UDP-glucose--hexose-1-phosphate uridylyltransferase: MIMKNVAQIFAELVIAKSPFLEELDELVVTNQVYALVGLTHEPAKETHDLLALRDQLVEVAITNKTIADSLTDREILGSKLMALLAPYPSQVNRQFWNDYRVTPRLATDNYFNFAKTTDYIKTQAIAQNIAYTVPSAYGQIQITINLSKPEKDPKAIAAAGKTRSVTYPMCVLCMENEGYAGHLGWAARSEHRIVRVPLNGETWGMQYSPYAYFNEHAIFIAPEHRNMHIDATNFVNLLTLVTKFPEYFVGSNADLPIVGGSLLSHDHYQGGRHEFPMALAPIEKVITIPGFNIEAGIVKWPMSVLRLRSTNSDTLVKAATHVLTRWQAYSDETVQVQAVDAQGVQHHTITPIARMRDGQYELDLVLRDNNVSAEHPDGIFHPHQDVQHIKKENIGLIEVMGLAILPARLKSELFDVQRYVLGEVDFVKEYHQAWADELKANYHGEAVDEYVRNAVGQVFVRVLEDAGVFKRDSVGQHAFARFVASL, from the coding sequence ATGATTATGAAGAATGTCGCACAAATATTTGCGGAATTAGTCATCGCAAAAAGCCCATTTCTAGAAGAGCTAGATGAGTTGGTGGTGACCAATCAAGTCTATGCACTAGTTGGCTTAACACATGAGCCAGCGAAGGAGACGCATGACTTACTGGCATTGCGGGATCAACTCGTTGAAGTTGCGATTACCAATAAAACGATTGCCGATTCATTAACCGATCGTGAAATTTTAGGTTCAAAATTGATGGCCTTGTTGGCACCCTATCCGAGTCAAGTCAATCGCCAGTTCTGGAATGATTATCGGGTGACCCCGCGCTTGGCTACTGATAATTATTTCAATTTCGCCAAGACAACGGATTACATTAAAACCCAAGCCATCGCACAAAATATCGCATATACGGTACCAAGTGCGTACGGTCAAATTCAAATTACGATTAATTTGTCTAAGCCGGAAAAAGATCCTAAGGCGATTGCCGCGGCCGGAAAAACCCGATCAGTGACCTATCCCATGTGTGTTTTATGTATGGAAAATGAAGGCTACGCTGGCCATTTGGGATGGGCAGCCCGTTCCGAGCATCGGATTGTGCGGGTACCTTTGAACGGCGAAACTTGGGGCATGCAATATTCACCATATGCTTATTTCAATGAGCATGCGATTTTCATCGCTCCAGAGCACCGTAATATGCATATTGATGCGACGAACTTTGTGAATTTATTGACCTTAGTGACTAAATTTCCAGAGTACTTTGTGGGTTCAAACGCCGATTTGCCAATTGTTGGGGGTTCATTATTGAGCCATGATCACTATCAAGGTGGTCGCCATGAATTTCCGATGGCGCTGGCCCCAATTGAGAAGGTGATCACGATACCTGGCTTTAATATCGAAGCAGGAATTGTGAAGTGGCCCATGAGCGTGTTACGGTTGCGTAGCACGAACAGTGACACATTAGTTAAGGCAGCAACGCATGTATTGACGCGGTGGCAAGCCTATTCAGATGAAACGGTGCAAGTCCAGGCGGTGGATGCTCAGGGTGTCCAACACCATACGATTACGCCAATTGCGCGGATGCGTGATGGCCAATATGAGTTGGACTTGGTTTTGCGTGATAACAATGTGTCTGCTGAACACCCTGATGGTATCTTTCATCCCCATCAAGATGTGCAACACATCAAGAAGGAAAATATTGGCTTGATTGAAGTTATGGGATTGGCTATTTTGCCGGCCCGGTTAAAGTCAGAATTATTTGATGTGCAGCGCTATGTTTTGGGTGAAGTCGATTTTGTTAAGGAATATCACCAAGCGTGGGCCGATGAATTAAAGGCTAACTATCACGGGGAAGCTGTTGATGAGTATGTGCGCAATGCGGTTGGGCAAGTGTTTGTGCGAGTACTGGAGGATGCTGGTGTCTTCAAACGTGATTCCGTAGGCCAACATGCCTTTGCGCGCTTTGTGGCTAGCTTATAG
- a CDS encoding galactokinase, translated as MDNQIFTELEGTFADKFGHQPAHHFFSPGRVNLIGEHTDYNGGHVFPAAITIGTFGVASSREDNLVKVYSLNFPDQGVVTFDINDEEKLAGNAWPNFIKGLLIELRAEGYSFDHGFELAVNGTIPTASGLSSSSSLELLISVVLDRLFALDVPRLTMVQVSQRDENHYIGVQTGIMDQFAIGFGEAEKAIYLDTNTLEYELVPAIFGDNVIVIMNTNKPRALTESKYDERVAQTKEALARLQTKLDIQNLGELDKATFDANTDLIDDELLIKRGRHAVYENIRAKEAVAALKANDLVLFGQLINDSHASLKDDYEVTGIELDTLAETAQQVPGVLGARMTGAGFGGTAIALVNKDEVAHLEAIVAAKYEEVVGYAPSFYVAEIGDGAKALD; from the coding sequence ATGGATAATCAAATATTTACTGAGTTAGAAGGAACTTTTGCTGATAAATTTGGCCACCAGCCAGCCCACCATTTCTTTTCACCTGGGCGGGTGAATTTAATTGGTGAGCACACTGATTATAATGGTGGTCACGTTTTTCCAGCTGCAATTACAATTGGCACATTTGGTGTGGCTAGTAGTCGTGAAGATAATTTGGTCAAAGTTTATTCCTTAAACTTTCCTGATCAAGGCGTTGTTACATTCGATATCAACGATGAAGAAAAATTGGCAGGAAATGCATGGCCAAACTTTATTAAGGGTTTGTTGATTGAATTGCGTGCTGAAGGTTACAGCTTCGATCATGGGTTTGAGTTGGCCGTTAATGGTACAATTCCAACAGCGTCAGGTTTGTCATCATCATCATCACTTGAATTGTTGATTAGTGTTGTCTTGGATCGTCTGTTTGCCTTAGACGTGCCACGTTTGACCATGGTCCAAGTGAGCCAACGTGATGAAAACCACTACATCGGTGTGCAAACCGGTATCATGGATCAATTTGCGATCGGGTTTGGGGAAGCTGAAAAGGCTATCTATCTCGATACCAATACGTTGGAGTATGAGTTAGTGCCGGCGATTTTCGGTGATAATGTCATCGTCATTATGAACACAAATAAGCCACGGGCGTTGACGGAATCAAAGTATGATGAACGCGTTGCTCAAACCAAGGAAGCGTTAGCACGTCTTCAAACCAAGTTGGATATCCAAAATTTGGGTGAATTAGACAAGGCAACCTTTGATGCTAATACTGACTTGATTGATGACGAATTGTTGATTAAGCGTGGTCGACATGCTGTGTATGAAAACATTCGTGCTAAGGAAGCTGTGGCAGCCTTGAAGGCTAATGATTTGGTATTGTTTGGACAATTAATCAACGATTCACACGCATCATTGAAAGATGATTATGAGGTCACCGGTATCGAATTGGATACTTTGGCTGAAACCGCGCAACAAGTTCCCGGAGTATTGGGTGCTCGTATGACTGGTGCCGGCTTTGGTGGAACGGCCATCGCCTTAGTTAACAAGGATGAAGTGGCGCACCTGGAAGCCATTGTCGCTGCTAAGTATGAAGAGGTTGTGGGTTACGCACCATCATTTTATGTGGCTGAAATTGGTGATGGCGCTAAGGCGCTTGATTAA
- a CDS encoding LacI family DNA-binding transcriptional regulator produces MVTIRQIAEEARVSAATVSRILNADTTLSVTDETRERVNRIANKYNYRTRQQKKAPDKHHFSVALLMSHSLERENNDDYWRHIKQGIYEEAQRRGINVAYSARFIEGVDLSRLRNYDALIVTGPISRAAVYELKAINQNIVLVDAGGVHYDDIDDVTPNLGSMTRRILDELRSTAQPNIALVTGQNDLVDLDGQVRQVAEDIRTTTYYQWCREHRLTPIVKSGSWDPQFGVDAAEELMHEAPKLDAIVVASDPLAVGVLKVLKEYNLVPGKDISVVSFGDLELVNYIAPLLTTVRLEHFKIGHAAVRLAEDLARKNRDWVSWVTIPTQLIYRETFTKKQIKR; encoded by the coding sequence ATGGTGACAATTCGTCAAATTGCGGAAGAAGCGCGGGTTTCAGCGGCCACGGTTTCGCGTATTTTGAATGCAGATACAACTTTGTCAGTGACGGATGAGACGCGGGAACGTGTCAATCGCATTGCCAATAAATACAATTATCGCACGCGTCAACAGAAGAAAGCGCCTGATAAGCATCATTTTTCAGTGGCTCTATTGATGAGTCATTCATTGGAGCGTGAAAATAATGATGACTATTGGCGACACATTAAACAAGGCATCTATGAAGAGGCACAGCGGCGGGGGATTAATGTGGCCTACTCAGCTCGTTTCATCGAAGGGGTTGATTTGTCACGCTTGCGCAATTACGATGCCTTGATTGTGACGGGTCCAATTTCACGGGCGGCGGTTTATGAGCTCAAAGCGATCAATCAAAATATTGTGTTGGTTGATGCTGGTGGTGTGCACTATGACGATATCGACGATGTGACCCCTAATTTAGGGTCAATGACCCGGCGTATTTTAGATGAACTACGGTCTACGGCTCAGCCAAATATTGCTTTAGTGACCGGACAAAATGATCTGGTTGATTTAGATGGGCAAGTGCGGCAAGTCGCTGAAGATATTCGTACCACTACCTATTATCAGTGGTGCCGTGAGCATCGATTGACACCAATTGTAAAATCGGGGTCTTGGGATCCTCAGTTTGGGGTTGATGCTGCTGAGGAACTAATGCACGAAGCCCCAAAATTGGATGCAATTGTTGTAGCTTCGGATCCATTGGCTGTGGGGGTACTTAAAGTATTAAAAGAGTATAATCTTGTACCTGGTAAGGACATTAGTGTGGTTTCATTTGGTGATTTAGAATTAGTTAATTACATTGCGCCACTCCTCACGACGGTACGTTTGGAACACTTTAAGATTGGCCATGCGGCAGTCCGATTAGCAGAAGACTTGGCGCGGAAGAATCGTGATTGGGTCAGTTGGGTGACCATTCCGACACAGTTGATTTATCGGGAAACGTTTACTAAGAAACAAATTAAGCGCTAA
- a CDS encoding glycoside-pentoside-hexuronide (GPH):cation symporter, translated as MEKINKVPVKSRLTYSIGAFGHDMFYATLGTYFIMFVTSHLFTGDSSAEGTKMIGLITLIIAGLRFVELAIDPFIGNTIDNTQTRWGHFKPWIVVGATIGSIALALLFTDLGGLNKSNPTLYLILFAVLYITMDIFYSFKDIGFWSMIPALSFDSREREKTATWARVGSTIGGNIVGVIVMPFILFFSINSNNGQGDNRGWFAFGLMIALASWITALGVAWGTKEVDSDLRKNTKKTSIKDVFGVLLKNDQLMWLSLSYAAYTAGIQITNSLELYYFTYILGNASQFSILATINTFVGLFAVLAFPPMAQKFNRRNVFFIAIVILMIGIGIFLTAGTNLWMIILAAELFFIPQPLIFLVVLMTLTDSVEYGQLKIGHRDESLTLSVRPLLDKLGGALSNLVVGLTAVWAGMTAGATSKTVTDHGVTIFKFMMFGVPVILILFGTFVFWRKVKLDEKMHADIVDQLEQTWGKEVTVEDTSIALTTTPFYAPVAGELVPLESVSDPKFASGELGPGFGIKPTDGQVFAPFSGTVRATFTTRHALGLVSDTGVTALIHVGVGTVNMQGTGFVNFVDQGQHVEAGDLIMEFYQPAIRDAGYDDIVIVTITNAADLTAITAEQSTGLVTASDRILTITNN; from the coding sequence ATGGAAAAGATTAATAAAGTGCCTGTTAAGTCACGACTGACCTACTCGATAGGTGCATTCGGACACGACATGTTTTATGCGACACTCGGAACATATTTCATTATGTTCGTGACCTCGCACCTTTTCACTGGAGATAGCAGTGCTGAGGGAACTAAGATGATCGGGTTAATTACCCTGATTATCGCTGGTTTGCGTTTCGTCGAATTAGCCATTGATCCATTTATTGGAAATACCATCGACAACACGCAAACACGTTGGGGCCACTTCAAGCCTTGGATTGTGGTCGGTGCGACCATCGGTTCAATCGCCTTGGCGCTCTTGTTTACCGATTTAGGTGGTTTGAACAAGTCAAACCCAACTTTGTACCTGATTTTATTCGCCGTACTCTATATTACAATGGATATTTTCTATTCATTTAAGGATATCGGTTTTTGGTCGATGATTCCTGCCTTGTCATTTGATTCACGTGAACGTGAAAAGACAGCTACTTGGGCCCGTGTTGGTTCAACCATTGGTGGTAACATCGTCGGTGTCATCGTGATGCCATTCATCTTGTTCTTCTCAATCAATTCAAACAACGGTCAAGGTGATAACCGCGGTTGGTTTGCCTTCGGTTTGATGATTGCCTTAGCATCATGGATTACGGCCTTAGGCGTTGCCTGGGGAACTAAAGAAGTTGACTCAGATCTACGTAAGAACACCAAAAAGACTTCTATTAAAGACGTCTTCGGTGTGCTGTTGAAGAATGACCAATTAATGTGGTTATCACTCTCTTATGCCGCTTACACGGCCGGTATTCAAATCACTAATTCACTAGAACTGTACTACTTTACGTACATCTTGGGTAATGCGTCACAGTTCTCAATTTTAGCAACAATTAACACCTTTGTTGGTTTGTTTGCCGTTTTGGCATTCCCACCAATGGCGCAAAAGTTTAACCGTCGTAACGTTTTCTTCATTGCCATCGTCATTCTGATGATTGGTATCGGTATCTTCTTGACTGCCGGCACAAACCTCTGGATGATCATCTTAGCTGCTGAACTCTTCTTCATTCCACAACCATTAATTTTCTTGGTTGTCTTGATGACTTTGACGGACTCGGTTGAGTATGGGCAATTAAAGATTGGTCACCGTGACGAATCTTTGACTTTGTCAGTTCGTCCATTGCTTGATAAGCTTGGTGGCGCACTTTCGAACCTAGTCGTTGGTTTGACTGCCGTTTGGGCTGGTATGACTGCCGGCGCCACTTCTAAGACAGTGACTGATCATGGCGTGACGATCTTTAAGTTTATGATGTTTGGTGTCCCAGTCATCTTGATTCTGTTTGGAACATTTGTGTTCTGGCGTAAGGTTAAGTTGGACGAGAAGATGCATGCAGACATCGTCGACCAACTTGAGCAAACTTGGGGTAAGGAAGTGACTGTTGAAGACACGAGCATTGCTCTGACAACCACACCTTTCTACGCACCAGTTGCAGGTGAGTTAGTGCCTTTGGAATCTGTTTCAGATCCAAAATTTGCTTCCGGTGAACTCGGCCCTGGCTTTGGTATCAAGCCAACGGATGGACAAGTCTTTGCACCATTCAGCGGTACGGTTCGGGCTACCTTTACGACCCGACATGCCTTGGGTCTCGTTTCTGACACGGGTGTCACCGCTTTGATTCACGTTGGAGTCGGTACGGTGAACATGCAAGGAACCGGCTTCGTCAACTTTGTTGATCAAGGTCAACACGTTGAAGCTGGCGACTTGATTATGGAATTCTACCAACCAGCTATTCGTGATGCTGGTTATGATGATATTGTGATTGTGACAATTACCAATGCAGCTGATTTGACAGCGATTACGGCTGAACAATCAACTGGACTGGTAACGGCATCAGATCGTATTTTAACCATTACTAATAATTAG